CCGCGGCCATGCCCGCAGCCGCGCCCGTCTCATCGAAGCGTACCAGCCGCTCGTGTTCAAGGTGGCGATGCAGCTCCGTCTTCGCGAGGCGATCGTCATGGACATGATCCAGGAGGGGACGGTGGGCCTCATCGAGGCGGTGGAGCGGTACGATCCCGATCGTGGGGTGCGTTTCAGCACCTTTGCGACGTACCGGATCCGTGGGCGAATCCTCAACGCGCTGCACCGTGAGCGGTCGCGCGCGTCCGCCGCCGGTGAGGGGGAGGACGAGGTCCTGATCGAGCGGGTTCCGGACCTGGGCGCGGCGGACCGCCTGGCCGGGGTCGAGGACGCCCTGCTCGTGGAGCAGATCGTGGCGGTGATCGAGCGATTGCCCGATCGCGAACAGCGGATTGTCCGCGCCATGATCGCCAAAGAGGAGGAGCCCAGGCGCATCGCCGACGAACTTCGGATCAGTCTTTCGCACCTCTACCGCCTGCAAAAGCAGGCGGTGCATCGGATCCAGGCATCCTTGCTGCCGCCCTCGCAGGGCGCGCGTGCTGCGGGGTGAGCGGCGTGGACACATCAAGCCGGATTCTCGCCCACATCCGCCACGCTGAGGAGTGGCTCCGAAAGGCTCGGGCTGATTACGCCCGAGGAGATGGGCGCCAGGTGCTGTTGCGGCTGCTCCTCGCC
Above is a genomic segment from bacterium containing:
- a CDS encoding sigma-70 family RNA polymerase sigma factor, translating into MMFAEYLRELQKVSLLRPDEEARLWRAFKRRGHARSRARLIEAYQPLVFKVAMQLRLREAIVMDMIQEGTVGLIEAVERYDPDRGVRFSTFATYRIRGRILNALHRERSRASAAGEGEDEVLIERVPDLGAADRLAGVEDALLVEQIVAVIERLPDREQRIVRAMIAKEEEPRRIADELRISLSHLYRLQKQAVHRIQASLLPPSQGARAAG